From the Marinomonas sp. THO17 genome, one window contains:
- the modB gene encoding molybdate ABC transporter permease subunit, producing MVLTAEDLTAIWLTLKLAGLVTLILLIACTPVAWWLARTQSIWKAPINAIVAMPLVLPPSVLGFYLLIMLAPQGQIGQLLQQLGISSLPFSFTGLVVASLLYSLPFVMQPLQNAFANIPNARLDAAATLGASPLDAFFTVVLPLAKSGFLSATVLGFAHTVGEFGVVLMIGGNIPGETKVISVQIYDHVEALQYDQAHALSILMLGFAFVVLCLLYLLQRKQMPQARSIE from the coding sequence ATGGTGCTAACCGCAGAAGACTTAACCGCCATATGGCTGACATTAAAACTTGCCGGTCTGGTTACCTTGATACTCCTGATCGCGTGCACGCCAGTCGCATGGTGGCTGGCACGTACGCAATCCATATGGAAAGCACCAATTAATGCTATTGTAGCCATGCCTTTAGTACTACCACCCAGTGTATTAGGTTTTTACTTGCTGATTATGCTTGCTCCACAAGGACAAATAGGACAACTGCTTCAACAGCTGGGTATCAGTTCATTGCCTTTTAGTTTTACTGGATTAGTAGTGGCTTCCCTACTTTATTCTTTGCCATTTGTTATGCAACCACTGCAAAATGCTTTTGCCAACATCCCCAATGCACGTTTGGATGCCGCTGCAACATTAGGAGCCTCACCATTAGATGCTTTTTTCACAGTCGTACTTCCATTGGCAAAATCAGGTTTTCTTAGTGCTACAGTGTTGGGGTTTGCCCACACGGTAGGAGAATTTGGCGTGGTATTAATGATAGGCGGCAATATTCCAGGGGAAACCAAAGTCATTTCTGTACAAATTTACGACCACGTAGAAGCCCTGCAATACGATCAAGCACATGCTTTATCCATACTCATGCTGGGCTTTGCTTTTGTCGTACTGTGCTTGTTGTATCTGCTACAAAGAAAGCAAATGCCTCAAGCAAGGAGCATTGAGTAA
- a CDS encoding DUF2798 domain-containing protein, translating to MSKKLEKILIIACLVMMIGGTLTFLMTWRNLGFGEAFLFAWLSSFALCVLCIAPIGGVLSFLVHKLVNTLLPRVHKIQQDIIFGLIMAVLMESIMAIVTTLNVHGWMAVESFFAKWSITFVAALPMGIFFSILMSLVIKRRLVAYWTKA from the coding sequence ATGTCAAAGAAACTGGAAAAAATTCTGATCATTGCCTGCTTAGTGATGATGATAGGTGGAACCTTAACCTTTTTGATGACGTGGCGAAATTTGGGTTTCGGAGAAGCCTTTCTTTTTGCTTGGTTATCTTCTTTTGCCCTTTGTGTACTTTGCATTGCCCCTATTGGTGGTGTGCTATCATTTTTAGTGCATAAATTAGTCAATACCCTGTTGCCTCGTGTACACAAAATACAACAAGACATCATTTTTGGTTTGATTATGGCGGTGCTTATGGAATCCATCATGGCCATTGTTACTACGCTGAATGTGCATGGCTGGATGGCAGTGGAAAGCTTTTTCGCTAAGTGGAGCATCACCTTTGTTGCTGCTTTGCCTATGGGTATTTTCTTTTCGATACTCATGTCATTAGTCATTAAACGTCGCTTAGTGGCTTACTGGACAAAAGCTTGA
- a CDS encoding isocitrate lyase — protein sequence MQTYKNKMQQASQLIGQQATWGGMNPEYVARMQLQNRFNTGIDIAKYTAKVMREDMARYDQDPANYTQSLGCWHGFIGQQKMISIKKHFGTTRSRYLYLSGWMVAAMRSEFGPLPDQSMHEKTSVPALIEELYTFLKQADARELQHLFKELDDARAVGDQVREQAAQENIDNFETHVVPIIADIDAGFGNEEATYLLAKKMIEAGACCIQIENQVSDAKQCGHQDGKVTVPHEDFLAKINAVRYAFLELGVDDGVIVARTDSLGAGLTQKIPVSQTAGDLAEQYSAFIDGEEVTSLEQMQSGDMLLKQGDKCIKPTRLANGLVRFKANTGADRVVLDCITSLQHGADLLWIETEKPHIGQIAELVNRIREVVPNAKLVYNNSPSFNWTLNFRQQVFDAWQEAGKDTSVYDRDRLMSQEYDGTALSDEADERIRRFQQDAAAQAGIFHHLITLPTYHTAALSTDNLAKDYFGEQGMLGYVLEVQRKEIRQGLACVKHQDMSGSNIGDDHKEYFSGDNALKASGKDNTMNQFAAI from the coding sequence ATGCAAACTTATAAAAATAAAATGCAGCAAGCCAGCCAACTCATTGGCCAACAAGCGACTTGGGGCGGTATGAATCCAGAATACGTAGCGCGCATGCAACTACAAAACCGTTTTAATACCGGTATTGATATCGCCAAATACACGGCCAAAGTGATGCGTGAAGACATGGCGCGGTACGATCAAGACCCTGCGAACTACACGCAATCTTTGGGTTGCTGGCACGGTTTCATTGGTCAGCAAAAAATGATTTCCATTAAGAAACACTTTGGTACAACACGCAGCCGTTACCTATACCTTTCAGGTTGGATGGTGGCCGCGATGCGCTCAGAGTTTGGCCCTTTGCCCGATCAGTCTATGCATGAGAAAACCTCAGTGCCTGCGTTGATCGAAGAGCTGTACACCTTTTTGAAACAAGCGGATGCCCGTGAATTGCAACACTTGTTTAAAGAGTTGGATGATGCTCGAGCAGTAGGTGATCAAGTGCGTGAACAGGCAGCACAAGAAAACATCGATAATTTTGAAACCCATGTTGTGCCAATCATTGCCGACATTGATGCCGGTTTCGGTAACGAAGAAGCGACTTACTTGTTGGCAAAGAAAATGATTGAAGCTGGCGCTTGCTGTATCCAGATTGAAAACCAAGTATCCGACGCGAAACAATGTGGTCACCAAGACGGTAAGGTAACTGTGCCCCATGAAGATTTTCTCGCCAAGATCAATGCTGTGCGTTATGCCTTCCTTGAGTTGGGGGTAGATGATGGTGTGATTGTGGCCCGTACAGATTCATTGGGCGCGGGTCTGACTCAGAAAATCCCAGTGTCACAAACAGCGGGCGATTTAGCCGAGCAATACAGTGCCTTCATTGATGGTGAAGAAGTCACTTCTCTCGAACAAATGCAGTCTGGTGATATGTTACTGAAGCAAGGTGACAAGTGCATTAAACCCACTCGCTTAGCAAACGGCTTGGTGCGCTTTAAAGCAAATACGGGTGCGGATCGAGTGGTATTGGATTGTATTACGTCTTTGCAGCACGGGGCGGATTTATTGTGGATAGAAACTGAGAAACCGCATATTGGTCAGATCGCTGAGTTGGTGAATCGCATTCGTGAGGTGGTGCCAAATGCCAAGTTGGTGTACAACAACAGTCCGTCTTTTAACTGGACGTTAAACTTCCGTCAGCAAGTGTTTGATGCATGGCAAGAAGCGGGTAAAGACACCAGCGTTTATGATCGTGATCGCCTTATGTCTCAAGAATACGATGGTACGGCTTTGTCTGACGAAGCAGATGAGCGCATTCGTCGCTTCCAACAAGACGCTGCCGCGCAAGCGGGTATTTTCCATCACTTGATTACTTTGCCAACCTACCACACAGCGGCCTTGTCGACTGACAATCTGGCGAAAGATTATTTCGGTGAACAGGGTATGCTGGGTTATGTACTGGAAGTGCAGCGCAAAGAAATTCGCCAAGGCCTGGCGTGTGTGAAACATCAGGACATGTCGGGTTCCAATATTGGTGATGATCATAAAGAGTACTTCTCAGGTGACAACGCGCTGAAAGCCTCTGGTAAAGATAACACCATGAACCAATTTGCCGCCATTTAA
- a CDS encoding MarR family transcriptional regulator produces MPSFEEELQLIFIHSINALKESMWDTMKSLELELTPVSFMALKIIHQQKMCTAHTISTTTGKDKGQVTRIVKDLLAQQLIEKQAHPMDKRSQILTLTEQGKSIFIQLQKADLAALNAMKTGLSDEQITNFMSIGRTMVNNIQQHNVNRKN; encoded by the coding sequence ATGCCATCATTTGAAGAAGAACTACAACTGATTTTTATTCACAGCATTAACGCACTGAAAGAGTCTATGTGGGACACCATGAAATCCCTAGAGCTGGAGCTGACACCTGTGTCCTTTATGGCTTTAAAAATCATTCACCAGCAAAAGATGTGTACGGCACACACTATTAGCACCACTACAGGAAAGGACAAAGGACAAGTAACTCGTATTGTTAAGGATTTATTGGCTCAACAACTGATCGAAAAGCAAGCACACCCAATGGACAAGCGCAGTCAAATTTTGACTCTAACGGAACAAGGTAAAAGCATTTTTATCCAGCTACAAAAAGCCGATTTAGCAGCATTAAATGCAATGAAAACAGGCCTTAGCGATGAGCAGATAACAAACTTTATGAGTATAGGCCGCACCATGGTCAATAATATTCAGCAGCACAATGTGAATCGAAAAAATTAA
- a CDS encoding HD domain-containing protein — protein MTAKLDKVINMSPQQVSSLEQACQAFLAKQDSADVAHDLNHIKRVVKVAKQLAKEESAQLEIVLPAAWLHDCVSLPKDHPERKLASKMAADKALDFLRSIAYPEEYLSAIHHCIHAHSFSAQVVPEGLEAQIVQDADRLDALGAIGVARCMQVSGALNRALYADEDPFCEVRETDDMQFSIDHFYSKLLLIPPSLNTAAARREGVKREGFMRQFLRQLRHEI, from the coding sequence ATGACCGCCAAATTGGATAAGGTCATTAACATGTCTCCACAGCAAGTCTCATCATTAGAACAAGCCTGCCAAGCATTTCTAGCCAAGCAAGACAGTGCTGACGTGGCCCATGATTTGAATCACATCAAGCGTGTGGTTAAGGTCGCCAAGCAATTGGCAAAAGAAGAGTCTGCTCAACTAGAAATAGTCTTACCAGCAGCTTGGCTACATGATTGCGTTTCTTTGCCAAAAGATCATCCTGAGCGCAAATTGGCGTCAAAAATGGCAGCGGATAAAGCACTGGATTTTTTGCGTTCCATCGCTTATCCAGAAGAGTATTTATCAGCCATTCATCATTGTATTCATGCCCATAGTTTTAGTGCGCAAGTTGTGCCTGAAGGTCTGGAAGCGCAAATTGTACAGGATGCAGATCGTTTAGATGCACTTGGGGCTATTGGTGTGGCCCGTTGCATGCAGGTAAGTGGTGCTTTGAATCGGGCTTTGTATGCCGACGAAGACCCTTTTTGCGAAGTTCGAGAAACTGACGACATGCAATTTTCGATTGACCATTTCTACAGTAAATTATTGCTTATCCCTCCTAGTTTGAATACGGCTGCGGCGCGTCGAGAAGGAGTTAAGAGAGAAGGTTTCATGCGACAATTCTTACGGCAATTACGACATGAGATTTAA
- a CDS encoding carboxylate/amino acid/amine transporter: protein MPILLAVTLLWAFSFSLIGEYLAGQVDAWFSVIMRVALAALVFIPFLKLRQIETKIALQLMVCGALQLGIMYGFYYQSFLYLSVPEVLLFTVMTPLYVTLLNDILDKRFNIGFAISAILAILGAVAIRYQGIDSGFIKGLLIVQGANICFAAGQVGYKRVIAKQRPDLSQRTVFGWFFLGALAIVIPCYILLGNPEKLPTTTQQWLILTYLGIVASGLGYFAWNKGATLVDIGTLAVANNLLIPAGIIVNVLFWNRDADIVRLAIGGGIILLALWVNDKFNQKIAAGAQTASQ, encoded by the coding sequence ATGCCGATTCTTCTCGCTGTTACCCTTTTGTGGGCATTTTCTTTTAGTTTAATAGGTGAATATCTAGCAGGTCAGGTAGACGCTTGGTTCTCTGTAATAATGCGTGTTGCCTTAGCAGCATTGGTATTCATACCTTTTTTAAAACTGCGTCAAATTGAAACCAAAATTGCCCTGCAACTAATGGTCTGCGGTGCTTTACAACTTGGTATTATGTACGGATTTTACTACCAATCTTTCTTATACCTTTCTGTGCCAGAAGTGCTTTTGTTTACTGTTATGACACCGCTTTATGTCACACTGCTAAACGATATTCTCGATAAAAGATTTAATATTGGCTTCGCCATCAGCGCAATACTGGCCATTCTTGGCGCTGTCGCCATTCGCTATCAGGGCATCGACAGCGGCTTTATTAAAGGCCTATTAATTGTACAAGGCGCGAATATCTGTTTTGCTGCAGGACAAGTTGGCTACAAACGCGTCATCGCAAAACAACGCCCAGATCTGTCGCAAAGAACTGTTTTCGGTTGGTTCTTTCTAGGTGCTTTGGCGATCGTTATCCCTTGTTACATACTATTAGGCAACCCAGAGAAACTTCCAACCACCACACAACAATGGTTAATCTTGACCTACTTGGGTATTGTGGCTTCAGGGTTAGGCTACTTTGCTTGGAATAAGGGAGCGACCTTGGTCGACATAGGCACTTTAGCAGTAGCGAATAACTTACTTATTCCAGCTGGCATTATCGTCAATGTATTGTTCTGGAATCGCGATGCCGATATTGTACGACTGGCCATTGGTGGCGGCATCATTCTTCTGGCACTTTGGGTAAACGATAAGTTTAATCAGAAAATTGCAGCCGGAGCGCAAACCGCCAGCCAGTAG
- a CDS encoding ATP-binding protein: MKHSRYSLDDKQVREMCLKDLAKRSRFGGVFYLMAFLATVFSSTVVHVHLEFIALFSILFIVLQIERLRLYHKAMKPSEVDLHSLFSRYSLLYNTSAFIWVASSVWLFYMSPVIDIGVMVNVMSSAAISMGGMAVLVVSHKMQRTYWLIICLPFAFAAAVLLEPPTNWIIVILTLGYGVFILMIGKQLNRSYWQTLNDNLMLSEQAKELEKAKLQAEAAGQAKANFLAAMTHEIRTPLNGILGMAQLLSLSKLNDEQRQHVSVINNAGSNLMHIINNILDYSKMNAAELELEQKKFDPKALVEEVVYLLSSQADRQGLQLSCDFDDVPGTVFGDSYRLHQILYNLIGNAIKFTEQGWVKVSVSSQALTASNEPMIQLILQVEDTGIGISKANIEHIFEQFYQINQFHSNIRGTGLGLSITKRIVDLMGGDIQVHSEVGKGTRFSVILPFNLAMTSNKTTKEVLQDKDKQPKPVDQQTAFTEPSSLQVLLVEDNRINQIVGEQFLIRLGCQVDIAENGIVAQDKFLHRDDYDVIFMDCNMPEMDGFDATRAIRQIEQRENRKATPIVALTAHVEDAIKRQCLEAGMDAFMSKPFLLVELEAIVEGIKLGKPLQL; encoded by the coding sequence TTGAAGCATTCTCGATACTCTCTTGATGATAAACAAGTCCGTGAAATGTGTTTAAAGGATTTAGCAAAACGTTCGCGTTTTGGTGGTGTTTTTTATTTAATGGCATTTCTTGCAACTGTATTCAGCTCAACGGTGGTACATGTTCATTTAGAGTTTATTGCTCTTTTTTCAATTCTCTTTATTGTTCTGCAAATCGAACGTTTACGTCTTTATCACAAGGCAATGAAGCCGAGTGAAGTGGACCTCCATTCTCTTTTTAGTCGTTATTCTTTACTGTACAACACCTCAGCATTTATTTGGGTAGCCAGTTCAGTTTGGCTGTTTTATATGAGTCCTGTTATTGATATTGGTGTCATGGTAAATGTCATGTCTTCGGCCGCTATTAGTATGGGGGGGATGGCCGTACTGGTCGTCTCACACAAGATGCAGCGGACTTATTGGCTCATCATTTGTTTGCCATTTGCGTTTGCTGCTGCAGTGCTTTTAGAACCACCTACTAATTGGATTATTGTTATTCTGACGCTTGGCTATGGTGTGTTTATTTTGATGATAGGGAAGCAGTTAAACCGATCTTATTGGCAAACCCTGAACGATAATTTAATGCTGTCAGAACAGGCAAAAGAGTTGGAAAAAGCAAAATTACAAGCGGAAGCTGCAGGGCAAGCGAAAGCGAACTTTCTAGCAGCCATGACACATGAGATTCGTACACCTCTTAATGGCATATTGGGGATGGCACAATTGTTATCTTTGAGTAAGTTGAATGATGAGCAAAGACAGCATGTCAGCGTTATTAATAATGCCGGTAGTAACCTGATGCACATTATTAATAATATCTTGGATTACTCGAAAATGAATGCTGCTGAGTTGGAGCTGGAGCAAAAAAAGTTCGACCCAAAAGCCTTAGTGGAAGAAGTTGTGTATTTGTTATCCAGCCAAGCGGATCGGCAAGGTCTTCAATTAAGTTGTGATTTTGACGATGTTCCAGGGACTGTGTTTGGGGATTCTTATCGATTACATCAAATCCTTTATAACCTGATTGGCAATGCCATTAAATTTACCGAACAAGGTTGGGTAAAAGTTAGCGTATCGTCGCAAGCATTAACGGCCTCTAACGAGCCGATGATCCAGTTGATTCTACAAGTTGAGGATACAGGGATTGGGATTTCTAAAGCTAACATTGAGCACATTTTTGAGCAGTTTTATCAAATTAATCAATTTCACTCTAATATACGTGGTACAGGTTTAGGGTTAAGCATTACTAAGCGTATTGTGGACTTAATGGGCGGCGATATTCAGGTTCACAGTGAGGTGGGTAAAGGCACAAGATTTAGTGTCATTTTGCCATTTAACTTGGCCATGACATCGAACAAAACGACGAAAGAGGTTTTGCAAGACAAAGACAAGCAGCCCAAACCTGTTGACCAGCAAACTGCTTTTACTGAACCTTCTTCTTTGCAGGTTTTGCTGGTGGAGGATAATAGGATAAATCAAATTGTTGGAGAGCAATTTTTGATTCGCTTGGGGTGTCAGGTAGACATCGCCGAGAATGGCATAGTTGCGCAAGATAAGTTTCTTCATAGGGATGATTATGATGTGATTTTTATGGATTGTAATATGCCTGAAATGGATGGTTTTGATGCGACCAGAGCGATTCGTCAAATAGAGCAGCGAGAAAACAGAAAAGCAACGCCTATAGTGGCACTTACCGCTCATGTGGAAGACGCTATTAAGCGGCAATGCTTAGAAGCGGGTATGGATGCTTTTATGAGTAAACCATTTTTGTTGGTAGAACTAGAGGCTATTGTTGAGGGTATTAAACTGGGTAAACCTTTACAGCTTTGA
- the modA gene encoding molybdate ABC transporter substrate-binding protein encodes MKKSAALRRHFGKISQLVRLGFVFITASLAASVTAAETLRLAVASNFIRPIQAIAEDYQALTGHKLLVSYGSSGKLYAQIRHQAPFDIFLSADQDKPQKLIENQLAIADSYVIYARGQLALWSTSPIRLDQLSERLLQAKHLAIANPKLAPYGLAAQQILQKLSLWQTLQTRLVMGENIGQTYQFLHSGNVDMGFIALSQARMTPRTKQDPVFILALPEEDYEAIKQAGVILSHSTHPKLAKHFMNYLLSPEVQQRIAQFGYLTMRKN; translated from the coding sequence ATGAAAAAATCCGCGGCATTGCGCAGGCATTTTGGCAAAATTAGCCAGCTTGTGCGCCTCGGTTTTGTCTTCATAACCGCCTCACTCGCAGCTTCCGTTACCGCTGCAGAAACTTTACGACTTGCTGTCGCATCCAACTTTATTCGACCTATTCAGGCCATAGCGGAAGATTATCAAGCGTTAACGGGTCACAAGCTTCTTGTGTCTTATGGCTCATCAGGAAAGCTATATGCACAAATTCGTCATCAAGCACCTTTCGATATTTTTCTATCAGCCGATCAAGATAAACCGCAAAAACTGATTGAAAACCAACTAGCCATTGCTGATTCATATGTCATTTATGCCAGAGGTCAATTGGCGTTATGGTCAACCTCGCCCATCCGTCTCGACCAATTAAGTGAACGTTTATTACAAGCCAAACATCTTGCCATCGCCAATCCGAAATTAGCCCCTTATGGGCTAGCGGCACAGCAAATTCTGCAAAAATTGTCTCTTTGGCAGACCTTACAAACGCGATTAGTAATGGGTGAGAACATAGGACAAACCTACCAATTCCTTCATTCAGGCAACGTGGATATGGGATTCATTGCCCTTTCTCAGGCTCGCATGACACCAAGAACAAAACAAGACCCAGTCTTTATTCTGGCTTTGCCTGAAGAAGACTACGAAGCCATAAAACAAGCTGGGGTTATTCTCTCGCACAGCACACACCCCAAACTAGCCAAGCATTTTATGAATTACTTATTAAGTCCAGAGGTTCAACAACGCATTGCGCAATTTGGTTATCTAACCATGAGGAAAAACTAG
- a CDS encoding esterase-like activity of phytase family protein: MISRTGLVGVMSVVVLSGCISQTSSSAKGDTQFVDSFPIKGSALPYSVLRDDLKDGQSGQTFEIRNGGFGSAMTAHPDNANQFYTLTDRGPNAKYTGDYGKGKIFPVADYTPRIGLFEVADDGQIRLVRSILLKRPDGSLISGLPNTSAFGGTGETPYYADGQPVLMDSSKPYDAQTNPIKLDDYGLDGEGLVALKDGSFWVSDEYGPHMVHFDSAGVEIERINPFAQDKRNTYSLPSVFQHRRANRGMEGLAITPDERTLVGIMQSTMLNPDKAAQKGNLTRIVTVDLVTGKTEQYLYRQNKNENSNSEIAALNASQFLVIERDGSFLLGGPKKANPNAQKQVYRIDLSTGTPLSSVKLSNAIQRDENYGLLIEGLTLEQFAQQKGWQALAEYGIKPVRKSLLVDMVDEVAYPHDKMEGLWIINDHYLGILNDDDFATSSTKGKLGQKYLGDGTVDNNQLYIIKTDFLR; this comes from the coding sequence ATGATAAGTAGAACTGGGTTGGTTGGAGTTATGTCAGTGGTGGTCTTGAGTGGTTGCATCAGTCAGACATCATCTTCAGCAAAGGGCGATACTCAATTTGTCGATAGTTTTCCAATAAAGGGTAGTGCTTTGCCTTATTCTGTGCTTCGTGATGATCTTAAAGACGGTCAATCTGGGCAAACATTTGAAATACGTAACGGGGGTTTTGGCTCAGCCATGACGGCTCACCCCGACAATGCTAATCAGTTTTATACATTAACAGACCGCGGTCCTAATGCGAAATACACTGGTGACTATGGTAAGGGGAAAATTTTTCCTGTAGCAGATTATACGCCTCGTATAGGTTTGTTTGAAGTAGCGGATGATGGACAAATCAGGCTGGTCAGAAGCATTTTATTGAAACGTCCAGATGGCAGTTTGATTTCTGGTCTACCCAATACATCCGCTTTTGGGGGAACGGGAGAAACACCATATTATGCTGATGGTCAACCTGTGCTGATGGACAGCAGTAAACCTTATGATGCACAAACGAACCCAATTAAACTAGACGATTATGGCTTGGATGGGGAAGGTTTAGTCGCTCTAAAAGATGGTAGTTTTTGGGTAAGTGATGAATATGGTCCACACATGGTGCATTTTGACTCTGCTGGTGTCGAGATAGAAAGAATCAACCCATTTGCACAAGACAAACGCAACACCTACTCTTTACCAAGTGTGTTTCAGCATCGTCGTGCTAACCGAGGTATGGAAGGATTGGCCATAACGCCAGATGAGCGCACTCTCGTAGGCATCATGCAGTCCACCATGCTAAATCCTGATAAGGCCGCGCAAAAGGGCAATTTAACTCGTATTGTGACGGTTGATTTGGTAACAGGGAAGACCGAGCAATATTTATATCGTCAGAATAAAAATGAAAATTCTAACTCGGAAATTGCTGCCCTGAATGCATCACAATTTCTAGTCATTGAACGTGACGGCAGTTTTTTATTAGGTGGGCCTAAGAAAGCCAACCCAAATGCACAAAAGCAGGTTTATCGAATTGATTTGTCTACAGGCACGCCACTTTCCAGTGTTAAATTATCGAATGCCATTCAGCGTGATGAAAATTATGGCTTGTTGATAGAAGGCTTAACGTTAGAGCAATTTGCTCAACAAAAAGGCTGGCAAGCATTGGCTGAATATGGCATCAAGCCTGTGAGAAAATCTTTGCTTGTCGATATGGTCGACGAAGTGGCTTATCCGCATGATAAGATGGAAGGTCTGTGGATCATTAATGATCATTATTTAGGTATACTCAACGACGATGATTTTGCTACTTCATCAACGAAGGGCAAACTGGGACAAAAATACCTAGGTGATGGTACAGTCGACAACAATCAGTTGTACATCATCAAAACAGATTTTCTAAGATAG
- a CDS encoding DUF2057 domain-containing protein, whose protein sequence is MLKRQNFILTAFLLSLGTAHSAFAETFEVPRSFEIMYLDQQVASKFGNDFKIDVDPGQHQIVFRFNKIIRSGGDSEVYQSEPIVLDLNVPSGAYLQLQAPYISSHRQAQDYAKQPNFSIRDEASGRDVSYQQRMLAKQSGLQNLRDYLGEVKALDEVKSLSQDAPLDPPVKMNSAPALSMLKFWYNQADIDTRKAMRVWIADAQQQAKQDSIQLEMLQFWFNKADDKAKTSFQMWLIGSRS, encoded by the coding sequence ATGCTGAAAAGACAAAATTTTATTTTAACGGCTTTTTTACTGAGTCTTGGTACAGCACATTCTGCTTTCGCTGAAACCTTTGAGGTGCCTCGATCTTTCGAAATTATGTACCTTGATCAACAAGTGGCTAGTAAGTTTGGTAACGATTTTAAAATTGATGTTGACCCTGGACAGCACCAGATTGTATTTCGATTTAATAAGATTATACGCTCTGGAGGAGATTCAGAAGTCTATCAGTCTGAGCCTATCGTGTTGGATTTGAATGTTCCGTCAGGGGCTTATTTACAGTTACAGGCACCTTATATTTCATCTCATCGACAGGCTCAAGATTATGCTAAACAACCTAATTTCAGCATCCGAGATGAAGCCAGTGGTCGTGATGTTAGCTATCAGCAAAGGATGTTAGCTAAACAATCTGGCTTGCAAAATTTGCGGGATTATCTTGGGGAAGTAAAAGCCTTAGATGAGGTAAAAAGTTTATCGCAAGATGCTCCGCTTGACCCACCTGTGAAGATGAATTCGGCTCCAGCTTTATCCATGCTTAAATTCTGGTATAACCAAGCTGATATAGACACTCGCAAAGCTATGCGTGTATGGATTGCTGATGCACAACAGCAGGCTAAGCAAGATAGCATTCAGCTTGAAATGCTGCAGTTTTGGTTTAACAAAGCAGACGATAAAGCGAAAACCTCCTTCCAAATGTGGTTAATCGGCAGTCGCTCTTAA
- the modC gene encoding molybdenum ABC transporter ATP-binding protein, whose protein sequence is MNQSHLLKVEITNQAQPSVPLNLNCHIKTSGVTAIFGPSGAGKTSLLRFIAGLEPGWKGQVHFNNQVWQDGKHRTPAHKRPIGYVFQHANLFDHMSVKSNIDYAIKRTRRSENIGYTEVIELLHLGPLLKRYPHQISGGEAQRVAIARALLRQPKLLLMDEPLSALHQDLKHDILPYLEAICRNSQLPILYVSHSLEEVSRLADHILLLESGELNQAGPAAELMSQLNSVFANQADAGVIITGTPVSECDEWGLAKLAIGQQSLRFTFPNKRLPNQVRLRIQARDVSIALDTATPSSILNRLQAVIEDMQPLSSDHSMIQIRLLIDGTPILARITQYSATQLGLKPQQQVIAQIKSVALV, encoded by the coding sequence ATGAATCAATCGCATCTCTTAAAGGTTGAGATCACCAACCAAGCTCAACCCTCTGTACCATTAAACCTAAACTGCCACATCAAGACGTCAGGCGTGACTGCTATTTTCGGCCCCTCAGGCGCGGGTAAAACCAGCTTATTACGCTTTATCGCTGGGTTAGAGCCAGGCTGGAAAGGACAAGTTCACTTTAATAATCAAGTTTGGCAAGATGGTAAGCATCGAACACCGGCTCACAAAAGACCCATCGGCTATGTATTCCAACATGCCAATTTGTTTGATCATATGTCCGTAAAAAGCAACATAGATTATGCGATCAAACGCACTAGGCGTTCTGAGAATATTGGCTACACAGAAGTGATTGAATTACTCCATCTTGGGCCGCTATTAAAACGTTACCCGCATCAAATTTCTGGTGGTGAAGCCCAGCGAGTGGCCATTGCAAGAGCCCTATTACGCCAACCAAAATTACTGCTCATGGACGAACCCTTATCCGCATTGCACCAAGATCTTAAACACGACATCTTGCCGTACCTTGAAGCTATCTGCCGTAACAGCCAATTACCCATTTTGTATGTTAGTCACTCATTAGAAGAAGTGAGTCGCTTAGCCGATCATATCTTGTTATTGGAATCCGGCGAACTCAATCAAGCAGGCCCAGCCGCAGAATTAATGAGCCAGCTTAACTCAGTATTTGCCAATCAAGCCGATGCCGGTGTGATCATCACAGGTACACCAGTTTCGGAATGCGACGAATGGGGGCTTGCTAAGTTAGCCATTGGGCAGCAAAGCTTACGCTTTACTTTTCCTAACAAGAGGTTGCCCAATCAAGTAAGATTGAGAATTCAAGCTCGGGATGTCAGTATCGCACTGGATACCGCAACGCCATCCAGCATTCTTAACAGACTCCAAGCTGTGATTGAAGACATGCAACCATTGAGTAGTGACCACAGTATGATTCAAATACGCCTTCTCATAGACGGAACGCCTATACTGGCACGCATCACCCAATATTCGGCCACGCAGTTAGGGCTGAAACCTCAACAACAAGTTATTGCTCAAATTAAGTCGGTCGCTCTTGTTTAA